One part of the Streptomyces lienomycini genome encodes these proteins:
- a CDS encoding NADase-type glycan-binding domain-containing protein, protein MKASHSYEGHGPDLAFDREDATWWGPGVAHSGAGEWIEGRFDVPTRLTDLVFTSGVSTRVGALSESALPNRVTVTVTTAAGKTVERDLMLAPVVGGQHFALDVGKVLVVRFTIKSSYYASENKQVAISDIELLGGDEARPVPQPEAGS, encoded by the coding sequence ATGAAGGCGTCCCATTCGTATGAGGGGCATGGGCCGGATCTCGCCTTCGACAGGGAAGATGCGACCTGGTGGGGGCCTGGCGTGGCTCACTCCGGTGCTGGTGAGTGGATCGAGGGCCGTTTCGACGTGCCGACTCGGCTGACCGATCTAGTCTTCACATCCGGAGTGAGCACTCGGGTCGGTGCCCTCTCGGAGTCGGCCCTGCCGAACCGGGTGACCGTCACCGTCACCACGGCTGCGGGCAAGACTGTCGAGCGGGACCTCATGCTTGCCCCGGTGGTGGGCGGTCAGCACTTCGCACTCGACGTGGGCAAGGTGTTGGTGGTGCGTTTCACCATCAAGTCGTCCTACTACGCCTCCGAGAACAAGCAGGTCGCCATCAGCGATATCGAGCTTCTCGGCGGCGATGAGGCACGTCCGGTCCCGCAGCCGGAGGCGGGATCCTGA